From one Streptococcus oralis genomic stretch:
- a CDS encoding DNA-3-methyladenine glycosylase I, protein MPKRCGWVKMNNPLYVAYHDEEWGQPLHDDQALFELLCMETYQSGLSWETVLNKRQAFRESFHGYQIQAVAEMTDGELEALLENPAIIRNRAKLFATRANAQAFLQIQKTFGSFDAYLWSFVEGKTIVNDVPDYHLAPAKTALSEKLAKDLKKQGFKFTGPVAVLAFLQAAGLVDDHENDCEWKSGS, encoded by the coding sequence ATGCCAAAACGCTGTGGTTGGGTAAAAATGAATAACCCTTTATATGTAGCCTATCATGATGAGGAGTGGGGTCAACCCCTTCATGATGACCAAGCATTGTTTGAGTTATTGTGTATGGAAACCTACCAGTCGGGTCTATCTTGGGAAACGGTGCTAAACAAGCGCCAAGCTTTCAGAGAATCATTTCATGGCTATCAAATTCAGGCGGTCGCGGAAATGACAGATGGAGAGTTGGAAGCCTTGTTAGAGAATCCAGCCATCATCCGAAATCGTGCCAAGCTCTTTGCGACGCGTGCCAACGCCCAAGCATTTTTACAAATCCAGAAAACCTTTGGCTCTTTTGACGCTTATCTCTGGTCCTTTGTTGAGGGAAAAACGATCGTGAATGATGTTCCTGACTATCACCTAGCACCTGCTAAAACAGCCTTGTCTGAAAAATTAGCTAAAGATCTAAAAAAACAAGGTTTCAAGTTCACAGGTCCAGTCGCCGTTTTAGCTTTTCTACAAGCAGCAGGTCTGGTTGACGACCATGAGAATGATTGTGAGTGGAAAAGCGGAAGTTAG
- the ruvA gene encoding Holliday junction branch migration protein RuvA codes for MYEYLKGIITKITAKYIVLEANGIGYILHVANPYAYSGQVNQETQIYVHQVVREDAHLLYGFRSEDEKKLFLSLISVSGIGPVSALAIIAADDNAGLVQAIETKNITYLTKFPKIGKKTAQQMVLDLEGKVVVASDDLPAKVAVQTSAENQELEEAMEAMLALGYKATELKKIKKFFEGTTDTAENYIKSALKMLVK; via the coding sequence ATGTACGAATATTTAAAAGGAATCATTACCAAAATCACTGCTAAATACATTGTCCTAGAGGCGAATGGTATCGGTTATATCTTGCATGTAGCCAATCCCTATGCTTACTCAGGTCAGGTTAATCAAGAGACCCAAATTTATGTGCACCAAGTTGTCCGTGAGGACGCTCATCTGCTTTATGGTTTTCGCTCAGAAGATGAGAAGAAGCTCTTTCTTAGTCTGATCTCGGTTTCTGGGATTGGTCCGGTATCAGCTCTTGCTATTATCGCTGCCGATGACAATGCTGGCTTGGTTCAGGCGATTGAAACTAAGAATATCACCTACTTGACCAAGTTCCCTAAAATTGGTAAGAAAACAGCCCAACAGATGGTGCTGGACTTGGAAGGCAAGGTAGTCGTGGCTAGTGATGACCTTCCTGCCAAGGTGGCAGTGCAAACCAGCGCTGAAAACCAAGAACTGGAAGAAGCCATGGAAGCCATGTTGGCACTGGGCTACAAGGCAACCGAGCTTAAGAAAATCAAGAAATTCTTTGAAGGAACGACAGATACAGCTGAGAACTATATCAAGTCTGCCCTTAAGATGTTGGTAAAATAG
- a CDS encoding helix-turn-helix domain-containing protein, which yields MKLAEKLFELRKEKGWSQEKLAEQINVSRQSISKWESGQVLPEIEKIIELSRIFQVTTDYLLLDENSEKGASQVILEEGKDKYYKEAKSYGLWQVIYIFVLALAIYLFLAGSSFPAEFTAWIWLTFVLLIASAVAINKALKTKQRYLDKVIGPENPSNKDDSTKP from the coding sequence ATGAAACTCGCAGAAAAACTATTTGAACTCAGAAAGGAAAAAGGTTGGTCCCAGGAAAAGCTAGCAGAACAAATCAATGTTTCTCGGCAAAGCATCTCAAAATGGGAGTCTGGTCAAGTCCTTCCAGAAATCGAAAAAATCATTGAATTAAGCAGGATTTTTCAAGTGACAACTGACTATCTACTACTGGATGAAAACTCTGAAAAAGGGGCCTCACAAGTGATCTTGGAAGAAGGCAAGGACAAATACTATAAAGAGGCTAAATCCTATGGTCTCTGGCAAGTGATTTATATTTTCGTCTTGGCTCTGGCTATCTATCTCTTTTTGGCTGGTTCTAGTTTTCCAGCTGAATTCACTGCTTGGATCTGGCTAACCTTCGTTCTCTTGATTGCGTCTGCAGTTGCTATCAACAAGGCTCTCAAAACCAAACAACGTTATCTTGATAAGGTGATTGGTCCTGAGAATCCTTCCAACAAAGACGACTCTACAAAACCTTGA
- a CDS encoding SemiSWEET family transporter, producing the protein MTKQKINQIVGSIGAFIGIIVFIAYIPQIFANLQGNKAQPFQPLSAAVSCLIWVIYGWTKEPKKDWILIIPNSAGVVLGGLTFLTAL; encoded by the coding sequence ATGACTAAACAAAAAATAAATCAAATTGTCGGTTCAATCGGGGCCTTTATCGGGATTATTGTATTTATCGCCTACATCCCACAAATTTTTGCCAATTTACAAGGCAACAAGGCTCAACCATTTCAGCCTTTATCCGCAGCAGTATCTTGTTTAATTTGGGTTATTTACGGATGGACAAAAGAACCTAAGAAGGATTGGATACTAATTATTCCAAACTCAGCCGGCGTTGTCTTAGGTGGACTGACATTTCTTACTGCACTATAA